One Euphorbia lathyris chromosome 1, ddEupLath1.1, whole genome shotgun sequence DNA segment encodes these proteins:
- the LOC136202536 gene encoding geranylgeranyl pyrophosphate synthase, chloroplastic-like, translated as MAFSATFSGCDYSVVLKKPSFNGLLNNHPKVVPLQFKTNFGRRMRMLVASSAVSQEESRIIKTSIPLPPFAFEEYMAIKAKSVNKALDHAIPIQHPIKIHESMRYSLLAGGKRVRPVLCIAACELVGGDEAAAMPAACAMEMIHTMSLIHDDLPCMDNDDLRRGKPTNHIKYGDETAILAGDALLSFSFEHVARATKNVSPERVIRAIAEMGSAVGSEGLVAGQMVDIDSEGKEVSLSDLEYIHIHKTAKLLEAAVVCGAIVGGGDDESVERVRKYARCIGLLFQVVDDILDVTKSSDELGKTAGKDLATDKATYPKLLGIEEATKLAAKLVDQANKELAYFDAHKAAPLYHFANYIANRQN; from the coding sequence ATGGCCTTCTCCGCCACATTTTCCGGCTGTGATTATTCAgttgttttaaaaaaaccatCCTTTAATGGCCTCCTCAACAACCACCCTAAAGTAGTCCCATTGCAATTCAAAACTAACTTTGGAAGACGTATGCGTATGCTGGTGGCCTCCTCCGCGGTTTCTCAAGAAGAATCCAGAATCATCAAGACATCAATCCCTCTTCCCCCATTCGCATTCGAAGAATACATGGCAATTAAGGCTAAAAGCGTCAACAAGGCATTAGACCATGCTATTCCTATTCAACATCCAATTAAGATCCATGAATCCATGAGATATTCTCTCCTCGCCGGCGGTAAGCGTGTCCGCCCTGTTTTATGCATTGCTGCTTGTGAATTAGTAGGCGGAGACGAAGCAGCAGCTATGCCTGCTGCCTGCGCTATGGAAATGATTCATACTATGTCATTAATCCACGATGATCTTCCTTGTATGGATAACGACGATCTCCGCAGAGGAAAACCGACAAACCACATCAAGTACGGCGATGAAACAGCCATTCTGGCTGGCGATGCACTcctttcattttcatttgaaCACGTGGCTAGGGCAACAAAAAACGTATCGCCTGAGAGGGTGATCCGAGCCATAGCTGAGATGGGATCAGCAGTGGGATCAGAAGGGTTAGTAGCTGGCCAAATGGTGGACATCGATAGTGAGGGAAAGGAAGTGAGTTTAAGTGATTTGGAATATATTCATATTCATAAAACCGCGAAGCTATTGGAAGCGGCGGTAGTGTGCGGCGCCATAGTGGGTGGAGGTGACGATGAAAGTGTGGAAAGAGTGAGGAAATATGCCAGATGTATTGGTCTACTGTTTCAAGTAGTGGATGATATATTAGATGTGACAAAATCGTCGGATGAGCTGGGGAAGACGGCAGGTAAGGATTTAGCCACGGACAAAGCAACATATCCTAAATTGTTGGGAATAGAAGAGGCTACAAAACTTGCTGCAAAATTGGTGGATCAAGCTAACAAAGAACTTGCTTACTTTGATGCTCATAAGGCTGCTCCCTTATATCATTTTGCTAATTATATTGCTAATAGGCAAAATTGA